One window from the genome of Leptospira broomii serovar Hurstbridge str. 5399 encodes:
- a CDS encoding MerR family transcriptional regulator: MSLKIGELAKATQVSVETIRYYESLKLLNPLFRNESKYRIYSDDSAKRIQFVRNMQALGFRLSEIKELLDLKLETQNQCNSVRSKVNLKLNEIQDKIVVLRKLEGSLIEIQKICESSKATRQGCPILDFMEDV; encoded by the coding sequence ATGAGCTTAAAAATCGGAGAGCTTGCGAAAGCGACCCAGGTGTCGGTCGAAACGATTCGCTATTATGAATCTCTCAAACTCCTAAATCCGCTCTTTAGAAATGAATCGAAATATAGAATTTATTCGGATGATTCCGCTAAAAGAATTCAATTCGTTCGAAACATGCAGGCCCTCGGTTTTCGACTTTCGGAAATCAAAGAACTCTTGGACTTGAAACTGGAAACACAAAATCAATGCAATAGCGTTCGATCAAAAGTGAATTTAAAACTTAACGAAATACAGGATAAGATTGTCGTTCTAAGAAAGTTAGAGGGTTCCTTAATTGAAATCCAAAAGATTTGCGAATCTTCAAAGGCGACAAGGCAAGGATGTCCTATATTGGACTTTATGGAGGATGTATAA
- a CDS encoding alkylmercury lyase, with protein sequence MKIELIYETTCPNKEATKKLLQEILEEYRISANFLEINKDDPETPVYFKRFSSPTILIDGKDIDSGSGGNACRLYKNELGKLSGVPSKELLQRSILKANKDLHFSLLSFLPLLGSAFLPVMSCPACYPLYGSVLASIGFGFFDYTPYLKPFVFILSLIAVIGVSLYYDRTKKWMSASFVFLGILLLGLSKLFLEMDSLSIIGISLFVFGFILSKFEVGRKVKAVCSTC encoded by the coding sequence ATGAAAATCGAATTAATCTACGAAACAACCTGCCCGAACAAGGAAGCTACAAAAAAGTTACTTCAAGAAATACTTGAGGAGTACCGTATATCTGCGAATTTTTTAGAGATCAATAAAGACGATCCTGAAACTCCCGTTTATTTTAAGCGATTTTCTTCCCCTACTATTCTAATCGACGGTAAAGACATCGATTCAGGTTCGGGTGGAAATGCATGTCGACTCTATAAGAATGAATTGGGAAAACTCTCTGGAGTCCCTTCAAAGGAATTATTACAACGTTCAATTTTGAAAGCAAATAAGGACCTTCATTTTTCTTTACTCTCGTTTTTACCCTTGTTAGGTAGCGCATTCTTGCCGGTAATGTCCTGCCCTGCGTGTTATCCTTTGTATGGAAGCGTATTAGCAAGTATAGGTTTTGGTTTTTTTGATTATACTCCGTATCTAAAGCCTTTTGTTTTTATTCTTTCTCTTATTGCAGTGATCGGAGTTTCTCTTTATTATGATCGAACAAAAAAATGGATGTCGGCAAGTTTTGTCTTTCTTGGAATTCTACTCCTAGGTCTTAGTAAACTTTTCCTTGAAATGGATTCTTTATCCATAATAGGAATTTCACTTTTCGTTTTCGGATTCATTCTATCTAAATTTGAAGTCGGGAGAAAAGTGAAGGCAGTTTGTAGCACCTGTTAA
- a CDS encoding Kelch repeat-containing protein, translated as MLRFRYLIWLIIFIQNIMCKHSSTNANPVEEFIIFGLLGNMRLSSTGTFNNQRYGYHTAQLSDGRIVVIGGRKSYSNAPATLAFENTVEIYDPSTGVFKVTANQTNLNIYGGQTIVLPNGNVFLFGDYTANNNAVVSGFSYNSTVDNFTSTNNTISISNIGNSPGILLQNGKVLIPGDSADKSTALFDPSTNNFSVGASKQVSRTWPSSVLLQNGKVLVSGGLSGVNRVTSAELYDPVGNSFTSTTGSMLEAKDQHTSVLLKDGTVAIFGGSIGSSRISEILIYNPNSQQFSQIGSSTVISNLSTINLPDGRIFVGCDPYNMGFSSVGFIYNPNTGSVFVDQLANVQCTFGALLSTGRIFMLSDNGAYLYTPPSQ; from the coding sequence ATGCTAAGATTCAGATATTTAATTTGGTTAATAATATTTATTCAAAATATTATGTGTAAGCATAGTTCAACTAATGCTAATCCGGTTGAAGAGTTTATTATTTTCGGACTACTTGGTAACATGAGATTGTCAAGCACTGGCACTTTCAATAACCAGAGATACGGTTACCATACGGCACAATTATCGGACGGAAGAATCGTAGTTATTGGTGGAAGGAAGTCATACAGCAACGCTCCAGCAACGTTGGCATTCGAGAATACTGTCGAAATTTATGATCCTAGTACGGGAGTATTCAAAGTAACGGCAAACCAGACAAATTTAAATATCTACGGTGGACAAACTATTGTTTTACCCAATGGAAATGTCTTTTTATTCGGAGATTATACTGCTAACAATAATGCAGTCGTTTCTGGTTTTTCTTATAATTCTACCGTAGATAATTTTACGTCTACTAACAATACAATCTCAATATCTAATATTGGCAATTCTCCTGGAATCCTTCTTCAAAATGGGAAAGTTTTAATTCCGGGCGATTCAGCCGACAAGAGCACTGCATTATTTGATCCAAGCACGAATAACTTTTCTGTCGGAGCTAGTAAACAGGTTAGTCGCACATGGCCATCTTCAGTGCTACTTCAAAATGGCAAAGTATTAGTATCGGGTGGTCTCTCAGGGGTTAATAGAGTCACGTCTGCGGAGTTATATGATCCCGTTGGTAATTCCTTCACAAGCACAACTGGCTCAATGCTTGAAGCAAAAGACCAGCACACCTCTGTATTATTAAAGGATGGAACTGTTGCAATATTTGGTGGATCAATAGGCTCTTCTAGAATAAGTGAGATTCTAATTTATAATCCAAATTCACAGCAATTCTCCCAAATCGGTAGCTCAACTGTGATTTCGAATTTAAGTACAATAAACTTGCCGGATGGCAGGATATTTGTGGGGTGTGATCCTTACAATATGGGATTTTCTTCAGTAGGATTCATATATAATCCAAACACGGGTAGCGTATTTGTAGATCAACTCGCGAATGTTCAATGCACCTTCGGGGCTTTATTATCAACGGGAAGAATATTTATGTTGAGCGATAATGGAGCTTATTTGTATACACCTCCTTCGCAGTAA